From the Lathyrus oleraceus cultivar Zhongwan6 chromosome 4, CAAS_Psat_ZW6_1.0, whole genome shotgun sequence genome, one window contains:
- the LOC127138354 gene encoding uncharacterized protein LOC127138354 isoform X1, whose product MLTVNAPTVIISSHLYRQDSASTQQAYKINYVNLVNFIPAFPKPNGSSCSNIFHSSSFSWICEKQHKSVHSIFHHKCLQCGLHDSISSNDDEYRSSRNIAITLFKRYRNFADRGGGDNLKEFITAGVSAYELGCTDEGLRKELADMKDSGIEIEAMQSYGGSTSLKSKIFSHEIDECILWLSIIFITILCTPQLTIVRWSSTPSVSDEVRIQWKGFCALIANAYFMKGMAWLPVKTLQLEQTAVMDEAEKPSVVASRMRLVFSTLEVVSPQWPKV is encoded by the exons ATGTTAACAGTTAATGCTCCAACAGTTATTATAAGCTCTCATTTATACCGACAAGACTCAGCTTCCACGCAGCAAGCGTACAAAATCAATTATGTTAACTTAGTAAATTTCATTCCTGCTTTTCCTAAACCTAATGGAAGTTCTTGTAGCAACATATTTCATAGTTCATCTTTCTCTTGGATATGTGAAAAGCAACACAAGAGCGTTCATAGTATATTCCATCATAAGTGCCTG CAGTGTGGGTTACATGATTCAATTTCATCCAATGATGATGAGTACCGTTCTTCGCGCAACATAGCCATCACCTTGTTTAAGCGTTACAGGAATTTTGCTGATCGCGGGGGAGGTGACAATCTTAAG GAGTTCATCACTGCTGGAGTGAGTGCATATGAACTTGGGTGCACTGATGAAGGGTTAAGGAAAGAGCTTGCTGATATGAAGGACTCTGGCATTGAAATTGAAGCAATGCAAAGTTATGGTGGGAGCACAAGCTTGAAATCTAAAATCTTCTCCCACGAG ATTGATGAGTGCATTCTGTGGTTAAGCATTATATTTATCACAATCTTGTGTACACCCCAGCTAACTATTGTTAGATGGTCATCAACACCTTCCGTGTCGGATGAAGTGAGAATTCAGTGGAAAGGATTTTGTGCTCTCATAGCAAATGCATATTTTATGAAGGGAATGGCTTG GCTACCTGTAAAGACTCTTCAATTAGAGCAGACGGCTGTGATGGATGAAGCTGAGAAACCATCCGTTGTTGCTAGTAGAATGCGCTTAGTCTTTAGCACGCTTGAG GTAGTGAGTCCGCAGTGGCCAAAAGTGTAG
- the LOC127138354 gene encoding uncharacterized protein LOC127138354 isoform X2, with the protein MLTVNAPTVIISSHLYRQDSASTQQAYKINYVNLVNFIPAFPKPNGSSCSNIFHSSSFSWICEKQHKSVHSIFHHKCLCGLHDSISSNDDEYRSSRNIAITLFKRYRNFADRGGGDNLKEFITAGVSAYELGCTDEGLRKELADMKDSGIEIEAMQSYGGSTSLKSKIFSHEIDECILWLSIIFITILCTPQLTIVRWSSTPSVSDEVRIQWKGFCALIANAYFMKGMAWLPVKTLQLEQTAVMDEAEKPSVVASRMRLVFSTLEVVSPQWPKV; encoded by the exons ATGTTAACAGTTAATGCTCCAACAGTTATTATAAGCTCTCATTTATACCGACAAGACTCAGCTTCCACGCAGCAAGCGTACAAAATCAATTATGTTAACTTAGTAAATTTCATTCCTGCTTTTCCTAAACCTAATGGAAGTTCTTGTAGCAACATATTTCATAGTTCATCTTTCTCTTGGATATGTGAAAAGCAACACAAGAGCGTTCATAGTATATTCCATCATAAGTGCCTG TGTGGGTTACATGATTCAATTTCATCCAATGATGATGAGTACCGTTCTTCGCGCAACATAGCCATCACCTTGTTTAAGCGTTACAGGAATTTTGCTGATCGCGGGGGAGGTGACAATCTTAAG GAGTTCATCACTGCTGGAGTGAGTGCATATGAACTTGGGTGCACTGATGAAGGGTTAAGGAAAGAGCTTGCTGATATGAAGGACTCTGGCATTGAAATTGAAGCAATGCAAAGTTATGGTGGGAGCACAAGCTTGAAATCTAAAATCTTCTCCCACGAG ATTGATGAGTGCATTCTGTGGTTAAGCATTATATTTATCACAATCTTGTGTACACCCCAGCTAACTATTGTTAGATGGTCATCAACACCTTCCGTGTCGGATGAAGTGAGAATTCAGTGGAAAGGATTTTGTGCTCTCATAGCAAATGCATATTTTATGAAGGGAATGGCTTG GCTACCTGTAAAGACTCTTCAATTAGAGCAGACGGCTGTGATGGATGAAGCTGAGAAACCATCCGTTGTTGCTAGTAGAATGCGCTTAGTCTTTAGCACGCTTGAG GTAGTGAGTCCGCAGTGGCCAAAAGTGTAG
- the LOC127138353 gene encoding uncharacterized protein LOC127138353 — MADIVQYKLERMVDELEDLEQRGIFTRQEIAEIVKQRRKFEYRLKRPSPLKEDFVAYIEYETQLDALRSLRKKSVTRELKKQGNKNLRKSKSDLAGLIRIIDIYELALKRYKGDIDLWFRYLEFCKLRKNGRMKKALAKLVRLHPKVAGVWIYAAAWEFDQNSNVVAARALMQEGLRFCPTSEDLWVEYLRMELTYLNKLKARKVALGEDKGTLTRDPRTDDEKQWKDENKELFMTLDEKEDNSGEDVVPEDNNGENVEPDESQMNQELFADHGMNIFRTVYGGAIEAVPSSLNLRKRFFEILEGTNLSHYEDMCKEVLYDMKRDFSTEPEFWDWLARQECNLEAVLENGQEIKIPHVEKAIQVYEEALMSVPSGTMFSLYASFLSDIVAPKDEEIDLTGLSGDAENFLPHLLSVYERAESMGIITEYLACKYVTLHLQLRKLVEARKLVIKLCSGKLAESVQLWELRIAIEISCITRSSLLPSDTDLLYLFELLRQILTKVPVSKSENLWQKAFKFYASKRRYFDKLVEISFLPLARDGGSESGFSLSSTIVGFILQKDGIHKARDTYKRFLALPHPGLALYRKCIELETDLASKGDKDSLANARKLYESALATYDQNVGLWQDYYRMEAKMGTSQKATAVYWSAMKTLKDASEFTASLDL; from the exons ATGGCTGACATAGTGCAATACAAGTTGGAGCGCATGGTCGACGAGCTCGAAGATCTCGAGCAACGCGGCATATTCACCCGCCAAGAAATCGCCGAGATCGTCAAACAGAGGCGAAAATTCGAGTACAGGCTAAAGAGACCTTCTCCCCTGAAGGAGGATTTCGTGGCGTACATAGAGTATGAGACACAGCTCGACGCCCTCCGCAGTCTCCGCAAGAAATCGGTCACGCGTGAGTTGAAGAAACAAGGGAACAAGAATTTGAGAAAATCCAAATCCGATTTGGCTGGATTGATTCGGATTATCGATATCTATGAACTCGCTTTGAAGCGTTATAAGGGTGATATTGATCTCTGGTTTCGTTATCTTGAGTTCTGTAAGCTCAGGAAAAATGGCAGAATGAAGAAG GCACTTGCAAAACTTGTTAGGTTGCACCCGAAGGTTGCAGGGGTTTGGATATATGCTGCAGCTTGGGAGTTTGATCAAAACTCGAATGTGGTGGCTGCTCGGGCTTTAATGCAGGAAGGTCTTAGATTTTGTCCAACATCAGAAGACCTTTGGGTGGAGTATCTTCGGATGGAACTCACGTATCTTAACAAGTTAAAGGCCAGGAAGGTTGCCTTGGGTGAGGATAAGGGAACACTAACTCGTGATCCTAGAACTGATGATGAGAAGCAATGGAAAGATGAAAACAAAGAGTTATTTATGACCCTTGATGAAAAAGAGGATAACAGTGGAGAAGATGTTGTACCAGAGGATAACAATGGAGAAAATGTTGAACCAGATGAATCTCAGATGAATCAGGAACTATTTGCTGACCATGGTATGAACATTTTCCGAACTGTCTATGGTGGAGCGATTGAAGCTGTTCCTTCGAGTCTTAATCTTAGGAAGAGATTTTTTGAAATATTGGAGGGAACAAACTTGTCGCATTATGAAGATATGTGCAAAGAGGTACTGTATGACATGAAGAGGGATTTTTCAACCGAACCAGAATTTTGGGACTGGCTTGCGAGGCAAGAATGCAATCTTGAAGCTGTGCTTGAGAATGGACAAGAAATTAAAATTCCTCATGTGGAAAAAGCAATTCAG GTTTATGAGGAGGCTTTGATGAGTGTGCCTTCTGGGACTATGTTTAGTTTATATGCAAGTTTTCTATCGGATATTGTAGCTCCTAAAGATGAAGAAATCGATTTAACCGGGTTATCGGGTGATGCTGAGAACTTTTTACCACATCTCCTCTCAGTATATGAAAGGGCTGAAAGCATGGGAATCATTACTGAATATCTTGCTTGCAAGTATGTCACCCTACATTTGCAATTGAGAAAATTAGTTGAGGCCAGGAAACTGGTAATAAAGCTTTGCAGTGGAAAACTTGCAGAATCTGTGCAGTTATGGGAATTAAGGATAGCTATAGAAATTTCATGCATCACACGAAGTTCTTTGTTGCCCAGTGATACTGATTTGTTATACCTTTTTGAACTCCTTAGACAAATTTTGACCAAAGTCCCTGTTTCAAAATCAGAGAACTTGTGGCAGAAG GCCTTTAAGTTCTATGCAAGTAAAAGACGATACTTTGATAAACTAGTGGAGATTTCTTTTCTTCCTTTGGCCCGAGATGGTGGTAGTGAAAGCGGATTTTCCCTTTCCTCTACCATTGTAGGTTTCATACTTCAAAAAGATGGAATTCACAAGGCCAGAGATACCTATAAAAG ATTTCTAGCTTTACCACATCCTGGCCTTGCATTATATAGGAAGTGTATTGAGCTGGAAACAGACCTTGCTTCAAAAGGAGATAAAGATAGTCTTGCAAATGCCAGGAAATTATATGAATCTGCACTTGCAACTTATGACCAAAATGTTGGCTTGTGGCAAGATTACTATCGCATGGAGGCCAAG ATGGGCACATCACAAAAAGCTACTGCTGTCTATTGGAGTGCTATGAAAACACTTAAAGATGCTAGTGAATTTACTGCCTCTCTAGATTTGTGA